One region of Sulfurisphaera ohwakuensis genomic DNA includes:
- a CDS encoding cob(I)yrinic acid a,c-diamide adenosyltransferase — protein MFTKSGDDGNTNVINKRVGKDSPLVNFLGDLDELNSFIGFAISKIPWEDMKKDLERVQVELFEIGEDLSTQSSKKKIDEKYVKWLEERTVEYRKESGPVKLFVIPGGSEEASVLHITRSVARRVERNAVKYTKELPEINRMIIVYLNRLSSLLFAMALVANKRRNVSEKIYDIGKFW, from the coding sequence GTGATGATGGAAATACTAACGTAATAAATAAAAGAGTAGGAAAAGATTCTCCTTTAGTTAATTTTCTAGGGGATCTTGATGAATTAAACTCTTTTATAGGTTTTGCTATATCAAAAATACCCTGGGAAGATATGAAAAAAGATTTAGAAAGGGTACAAGTTGAACTTTTTGAAATAGGCGAAGATCTCTCTACTCAAAGTAGTAAAAAGAAAATTGATGAAAAATACGTAAAATGGTTGGAAGAAAGAACTGTAGAATATAGAAAAGAAAGCGGACCAGTAAAACTATTTGTTATTCCAGGTGGTTCGGAAGAAGCCTCAGTATTACATATAACTAGATCAGTAGCAAGAAGAGTTGAAAGAAATGCAGTTAAATATACCAAAGAACTACCAGAAATTAATCGGATGATTATAGTCTATTTAAATAGATTATCATCACTTTTATTTGCAATGGCATTAGTTGCAAACAAAAGGAGAAATGTAAGTGAAAAAATCTATGATATAGGTAAGTTCTGGTGA